The region CTCCATTTATTATTTCAATCATTTTTAATACACTCCATAATTTCTGATATGTCGCAATCCAATGCATCACAAATTCTGAGCAAAATATCGGTAGTTACATTCTCACCATTCTTTAATTTATAAAATGTACTCTTACTTACATTTGCTTTTTCCATAAGCTCATTATGTTGCATATCTAAATCAATAAGTTTTTTAAATAACCTTTTATAACTTAATTCCATA is a window of Streptobacillus felis DNA encoding:
- a CDS encoding helix-turn-helix domain-containing protein, producing the protein MELSYKRLFKKLIDLDMQHNELMEKANVSKSTFYKLKNGENVTTDILLRICDALDCDISEIMECIKND